The following proteins are co-located in the Patescibacteria group bacterium genome:
- a CDS encoding 23S rRNA (pseudouridine(1915)-N(3))-methyltransferase RlmH: MFKVSLFTVGTIPKGPFLEIAQEFQKRLGKFSDYGERSFKDEAKLVEAIPSGSVVIVLDAAGKEMTSESLAAKLSSYIDAGDKLVFVLGGPHGLSNDLKKRAHLCLSLSQMTTTHDLAHLFFLEQLYRGFTIVKGIQYHY, from the coding sequence ATGTTTAAAGTCTCTTTATTCACGGTCGGGACTATCCCCAAGGGCCCATTCCTAGAAATAGCCCAAGAGTTCCAAAAACGCCTGGGAAAGTTCTCAGATTACGGGGAACGATCATTTAAGGACGAGGCAAAGCTGGTCGAGGCCATCCCATCCGGCTCGGTGGTCATCGTTCTCGACGCCGCGGGCAAAGAAATGACCTCAGAATCCCTCGCGGCTAAGCTCTCCTCCTATATAGACGCCGGTGACAAACTTGTCTTCGTGCTCGGCGGCCCGCATGGATTGTCGAATGACCTCAAGAAACGCGCCCACCTTTGCCTATCGCTTTCTCAGATGACGACAACGCATGATTTGGCGCACCTGTTCTTTTTGGAACAATTGTATCGAGGGTTTACCATCGTCAAAGGGATCCAATACCATTATTAA
- a CDS encoding alpha/beta fold hydrolase — protein sequence MRAILIHGYKSSPESNFWPWLKRELIDRRFEVVMPELPNPAEPDRDAWTKAVLDSLGPLTHEDIIIGHSLGGATALRFLEAAPARTTPHACILISTPWMIKDEKFRGFFLTELDHDVLMWRASKFVVIHAQNDPVIPFEHAKRYAEVFHAKLVAPETGGHFDGSEYQVILDTILDISREPVEYAPGMSLADEYADMIK from the coding sequence ATGCGCGCAATTCTGATCCACGGTTATAAATCTTCTCCCGAGTCCAACTTTTGGCCGTGGTTGAAACGCGAATTGATCGACCGTCGGTTTGAGGTCGTGATGCCTGAATTACCAAACCCAGCCGAGCCAGATCGCGATGCCTGGACAAAGGCTGTGCTCGATTCCCTTGGCCCTCTAACGCACGAGGACATCATTATTGGTCACTCGCTTGGCGGAGCAACAGCTTTGCGGTTCCTCGAAGCTGCTCCCGCTAGAACAACCCCGCATGCTTGCATCTTGATTTCTACTCCCTGGATGATTAAAGATGAAAAGTTTCGTGGATTCTTTTTGACCGAACTCGATCATGACGTTCTCATGTGGCGAGCTAGTAAGTTTGTGGTTATTCACGCCCAGAATGATCCAGTGATTCCGTTCGAGCACGCCAAGCGATATGCTGAAGTGTTCCACGCTAAATTAGTCGCTCCTGAGACTGGCGGACATTTTGACGGCTCGGAATATCAGGTCATCTTGGACACGATTCTCGATATTTCCCGCGAACCGGTTGAATATGCCCCGGGGATGTCACTGGCTGACGAATACGCGGACATGATAAAGTAG
- a CDS encoding TMEM43 family protein, whose protein sequence is MVDQVTTVTTQGYGSRIMSSIQGVLVGFLLFIVSFGVLFWNEGRVDLSSIAKKSIEISGTELAKDQDGAFVSASGTVTSDESLGDGTMFVPGKYLSISRKAEMYAWVEKKEEKKQSNTGGSETTTTTYTYVKEWTSTPQNSSSFKEPAGHQNPTLTAEAGDYQVGTLKVGVYSLDGKTVSLPGEAPVVLTTTNIVAPVGATVSSNAVYLNNASPSNSIVGDQRVSYTALEAGFDGTVFGELHGAKITKYTDAKGNTLYRVFTGNRSAALATMHGEFVMMLWIFRLVGFMMMWIGLSMILAPIAIILDFFPILGSLGKTAISIVTLAVALPLAIITIVVSAILHSVVALLIVLALALGGIGYLMYKNKDRVKMPKMPSMSDMAGKMMGK, encoded by the coding sequence ATGGTAGACCAAGTAACCACGGTGACCACGCAAGGCTACGGTTCACGCATCATGTCATCTATTCAAGGAGTCCTGGTTGGATTCCTTCTTTTTATTGTCTCGTTCGGTGTGTTGTTTTGGAACGAGGGACGGGTTGATCTTTCGTCTATCGCCAAGAAGTCGATTGAAATTAGTGGGACCGAATTGGCGAAGGACCAGGATGGAGCCTTCGTTTCAGCGAGCGGGACAGTGACTAGTGATGAATCGCTCGGTGACGGCACGATGTTTGTTCCCGGGAAGTATCTCTCCATCTCCCGCAAAGCAGAAATGTACGCTTGGGTAGAAAAGAAAGAAGAAAAGAAGCAAAGCAACACCGGCGGATCGGAAACGACCACCACCACGTACACCTACGTGAAAGAATGGACCTCCACTCCACAGAACTCCAGCTCATTTAAGGAACCAGCTGGTCATCAGAACCCAACTTTGACTGCAGAAGCTGGTGACTACCAGGTTGGCACATTGAAAGTTGGAGTGTACTCGCTTGATGGCAAGACCGTTTCGCTCCCTGGCGAAGCTCCGGTTGTTCTCACGACCACGAACATTGTGGCTCCAGTGGGCGCAACAGTTTCCAGCAACGCGGTGTACTTGAATAACGCTAGCCCTTCTAACTCGATTGTCGGTGATCAGCGCGTCAGCTACACGGCACTTGAAGCAGGCTTCGATGGTACAGTATTCGGTGAACTCCACGGTGCTAAGATTACCAAATACACGGACGCTAAGGGCAACACGCTCTACCGCGTCTTCACTGGCAACCGCTCGGCTGCCCTCGCCACCATGCATGGCGAATTTGTCATGATGCTCTGGATCTTCCGCTTGGTCGGTTTCATGATGATGTGGATTGGCCTCTCCATGATTTTGGCGCCCATCGCGATCATTTTGGACTTCTTCCCGATTCTGGGTAGTCTCGGTAAGACGGCCATCAGCATCGTCACGCTCGCCGTGGCCTTGCCGCTGGCGATCATCACGATCGTCGTGTCTGCAATTCTGCACTCCGTTGTGGCGCTCTTGATTGTCCTTGCCCTCGCCCTCGGTGGGATTGGCTACCTCATGTATAAGAATAAGGACAGGGTTAAGATGCCAAAGATGCCTTCCATGAGCGACATGGCAGGTAAGATGATGGGAAAATAG
- a CDS encoding C39 family peptidase — MVFSLAALVLAHQLSGRILLAVEDSGRAWYVNPVNEQRYSLGSPDDAWLIMRSLALGISDADLARPLPVSLAGRILLAVEDHGKAYYVDPLTLKLRYLGRPADAFRVMSELGLGITNADLAKVPVASVSLLPPSRGIEGVQFTSQAPFGEWSDPRQQEGCEEASAFMAVKWARGERFTLEEARSAIISMSDWEKSTFGAFMDTSIDDTADRLVRRYLGFENFEVKKNIGIAEIKAELNLGKLVLIPLDGTKLNNPNFTAGGPARHMLVVTGFDESTDEFITNDPGTRVGEHYRYSAVTVASALRDYPSGDNAPLTALPTAMIVISKN, encoded by the coding sequence ATGGTTTTTTCGTTGGCTGCACTTGTCCTAGCGCATCAGCTTTCTGGCCGGATACTCCTAGCAGTTGAGGATTCCGGCAGGGCTTGGTATGTGAACCCGGTGAATGAACAGAGGTACTCATTGGGTTCGCCGGATGATGCTTGGCTGATTATGCGTTCTTTGGCGCTGGGCATTTCAGACGCTGATCTAGCCCGTCCGTTGCCGGTCAGCCTGGCTGGTAGGATTCTCTTGGCTGTCGAGGATCACGGTAAGGCGTATTACGTCGACCCGCTCACCTTGAAACTTCGCTACCTCGGTCGCCCTGCTGACGCCTTCCGAGTCATGTCCGAGCTTGGTCTCGGTATTACAAACGCTGACCTGGCCAAAGTGCCTGTCGCGAGTGTTTCGCTCCTTCCCCCTTCCAGGGGGATAGAGGGGGTTCAGTTCACGTCGCAAGCCCCTTTTGGCGAATGGTCAGATCCTCGTCAGCAGGAAGGTTGTGAAGAGGCTTCGGCCTTTATGGCGGTAAAGTGGGCGAGGGGAGAGAGGTTTACGCTCGAAGAAGCAAGATCGGCGATTATCAGTATGTCAGACTGGGAGAAATCGACCTTCGGTGCATTCATGGACACGTCGATCGACGACACCGCTGACCGACTTGTCCGACGATACCTCGGTTTCGAAAACTTCGAGGTGAAGAAAAATATCGGTATTGCAGAAATTAAGGCTGAGTTGAACCTCGGCAAGCTTGTGCTGATCCCGCTCGACGGCACCAAACTCAACAATCCAAACTTTACTGCCGGTGGGCCGGCTCGTCATATGTTGGTTGTCACTGGCTTCGACGAATCAACCGACGAGTTTATAACGAACGATCCTGGAACCAGGGTAGGTGAACACTATAGGTATTCAGCAGTAACCGTTGCTTCTGCGCTTCGCGATTATCCATCTGGTGATAACGCGCCACTCACGGCTTTACCCACGGCTATGATTGTAATTTCTAAGAATTAA
- a CDS encoding lamin tail domain-containing protein, whose translation MNLAYGLLGILTFMPALSALPASAEEAPEAAIIETAPAEAVTTLTEDAGVPAPLDHPPAPSLAGGEVSEPPLTDPCAICPIPVVAVAPAVPLPEPVVTPAPPEPIAVPVATMAEGTEEPAMTTAPIPTPTLKPAPYTAQSVLINEFVSDPVDGVEWIEIVNTTEDEIDLTGWTVKDATTSKTALSTQSLPGHAYFVLQNPKGKLNNDGDSIFLFDPTGATIDAISYDKTTAPQKGKSLARTEDGSWKSGDPTPLAPNTLPTPPSAPVADGAASSEPTTYETTHDTTATITNPEPNPGTAQGTDNVTGTASPVRVERVTPVEESISAASTRPATTDSPVAPSGIGPTGEPTLKAGEVHQSTPVIDAAEIINYDANSTVTVDGVLVATPGTFGRQLAYIDGLEIYFNKADWPKLSPMTRVRMTGTVDVKANYTRLKIKKRSDVKIIGDDAVAPDDLETLDDARHGLLMSLSGSVLDVAGKKLTIGLSNGELIAATSAKDALVDFSALAYDDQIAVTGIIRLVKETWTLTILDQSGLTTLTGGAGVSALTTTDSPVAPSLKEGEVPHPLATIKAPTKSVPWVGGGLLTTSIGALGYWFAKAKGITLPSFT comes from the coding sequence ATGAACCTAGCATATGGACTCTTGGGAATCCTCACCTTCATGCCCGCTTTGTCTGCTCTACCCGCCAGTGCGGAAGAGGCACCCGAAGCCGCGATCATCGAAACGGCTCCTGCCGAAGCAGTGACCACCCTGACGGAGGACGCGGGAGTGCCCGCGCCCTTAGACCACCCCCCGGCCCCCTCCTTGGCAGGAGGGGAAGTAAGCGAACCACCCCTGACTGATCCGTGCGCGATCTGCCCGATCCCAGTAGTCGCCGTTGCGCCGGCTGTTCCACTGCCAGAACCCGTCGTTACTCCTGCGCCGCCGGAACCAATCGCCGTACCGGTAGCTACCATGGCTGAAGGCACGGAGGAGCCGGCGATGACGACCGCACCTATTCCCACGCCAACACTGAAACCTGCCCCATATACCGCGCAGTCCGTACTCATCAACGAATTCGTTTCTGATCCTGTAGACGGTGTTGAATGGATCGAAATTGTGAACACCACAGAAGATGAAATCGATCTGACCGGCTGGACGGTAAAGGACGCGACAACGAGTAAAACTGCGCTTTCCACGCAATCACTTCCAGGACACGCGTACTTCGTCCTCCAAAACCCGAAAGGCAAGCTCAATAATGACGGCGATAGCATCTTCTTGTTTGACCCGACCGGCGCCACCATAGATGCGATCTCGTATGACAAAACAACCGCGCCACAGAAAGGAAAATCGCTCGCTCGGACAGAAGACGGATCGTGGAAATCAGGAGACCCTACCCCACTAGCACCTAACACATTGCCGACCCCTCCATCTGCCCCAGTGGCGGATGGAGCGGCCAGCTCCGAACCTACGACGTATGAGACAACACACGACACTACAGCCACTATCACTAATCCTGAACCCAATCCGGGAACGGCTCAAGGGACTGACAATGTTACCGGAACCGCATCCCCTGTTCGGGTGGAGCGCGTCACTCCGGTGGAAGAAAGCATAAGTGCCGCGAGTACGCGGCCCGCAACCACCGACTCCCCCGTAGCCCCCTCGGGCATAGGCCCTACGGGCGAGCCCACTTTGAAAGCGGGGGAAGTACACCAATCCACACCAGTCATCGACGCGGCGGAGATCATTAACTACGACGCGAATTCGACAGTCACTGTCGATGGCGTGCTCGTGGCAACGCCGGGAACATTCGGCAGACAGCTCGCGTACATTGACGGACTGGAAATCTACTTCAACAAAGCTGATTGGCCAAAGCTCTCGCCTATGACGCGTGTGCGCATGACCGGAACCGTAGACGTCAAAGCCAATTACACTCGCTTAAAGATCAAAAAGCGATCAGATGTCAAAATTATCGGTGATGACGCGGTTGCTCCGGACGATCTTGAAACGCTCGACGACGCCCGGCACGGACTCCTCATGAGCCTGTCCGGTTCCGTTCTAGACGTCGCCGGCAAAAAACTCACTATCGGGCTCTCTAACGGCGAACTCATTGCAGCAACCTCGGCAAAAGACGCATTAGTCGACTTTTCAGCCCTTGCTTATGATGACCAAATCGCGGTGACAGGGATCATTCGACTCGTCAAAGAAACCTGGACGCTGACGATTCTTGATCAATCAGGTTTGACCACCCTGACTGGAGGCGCGGGGGTGTCCGCGCTTACGACCACCGACTCCCCCGTAGCCCCCTCTTTGAAAGAGGGGGAAGTTCCCCACCCGCTTGCGACAATCAAAGCACCGACGAAATCGGTTCCCTGGGTTGGCGGCGGGTTACTCACTACAAGCATTGGCGCTCTTGGCTACTGGTTCGCCAAAGCTAAAGGCATTACGCTACCTTCATTCACTTAA
- a CDS encoding CapA family protein yields the protein MSPKSSLLLMLLGTTVLTGFLVVPPFTSVTYRATNPTRHYLTLAGARSVEGGSTHGSTPTSATIQFVGDIMLARNVEQYIATYGQDYPFAKVGDLLSNNDLLIGNFEGTVRAKQNIEGTNVMYFDTTPDNVSMLAKQGFGLLSLSNNHADDFGRDTLVLTRQTILDAGITPFGDAWESEKFVAHKTINGMNFAFIGYHEFNEKTDGVIEAIKTEKAAGNFVIVMPHWGVEYKHDPSGSQVFAAHQFIDAGADAIIGAHPHIIETVETYKNVPIVYSLGNFLFDQDWSEDTKRGMAVRLTVENEKLTLKFEPLYLEKRQMTPATGTKKQEMLDALGVTTGVLELSR from the coding sequence ATGTCGCCGAAATCATCCTTACTTCTCATGCTTCTCGGAACCACGGTCTTAACCGGGTTTCTTGTCGTGCCCCCGTTCACGAGCGTTACATACCGAGCAACCAATCCGACCAGACATTACCTGACGCTGGCGGGGGCGCGATCCGTTGAAGGAGGGTCGACGCATGGGTCGACCCCTACCTCCGCGACTATTCAATTCGTGGGCGATATCATGCTGGCGAGAAATGTTGAACAATACATTGCGACCTACGGCCAGGATTATCCTTTTGCAAAAGTTGGCGATCTGCTTTCAAATAATGATTTATTGATTGGAAACTTCGAAGGGACAGTTCGCGCAAAGCAAAATATCGAGGGAACGAATGTCATGTACTTTGATACAACTCCGGATAACGTGTCCATGCTCGCAAAACAGGGTTTCGGCCTCTTATCACTATCGAATAACCACGCGGATGACTTCGGTCGGGACACACTAGTGCTAACTCGACAGACAATTCTCGACGCCGGTATTACACCCTTTGGCGATGCCTGGGAAAGCGAGAAATTCGTAGCGCATAAAACTATCAATGGAATGAACTTTGCGTTTATCGGCTACCACGAATTCAATGAGAAGACCGACGGCGTGATCGAGGCAATCAAAACAGAGAAAGCGGCGGGAAACTTTGTCATCGTCATGCCACACTGGGGAGTTGAGTACAAACATGATCCGTCGGGTTCTCAAGTTTTTGCGGCACATCAGTTTATCGATGCCGGAGCTGACGCGATCATTGGCGCACATCCGCACATTATTGAAACCGTTGAAACGTACAAGAACGTTCCGATCGTTTACTCGCTTGGCAATTTTCTCTTTGACCAGGATTGGTCGGAAGATACGAAGCGGGGCATGGCGGTTCGGTTAACCGTCGAAAACGAAAAGCTGACGCTCAAATTCGAACCGTTGTATCTCGAAAAAAGACAAATGACCCCAGCAACGGGAACCAAGAAGCAAGAAATGCTGGATGCGCTCGGGGTGACGACGGGAGTGCTCGAACTCAGTCGATAA
- a CDS encoding NUDIX domain-containing protein, producing MQAHDPKYRPNAAIIVTDGKGHVLLCERNDLKYEGTWQTPQGGIDPGETARQAAERELGEELGLAPEEFEIIGESSKKHRYEWTEAYQLVNPFRAFVGQEQQFFLAQVHLGAQFYLDTAGHGEFRQVKWGSPADLVKYCWEAKRPGIEASLKEFGLLG from the coding sequence ATGCAAGCGCATGATCCAAAATATCGCCCGAACGCCGCCATTATCGTCACGGACGGAAAAGGCCATGTTCTCCTCTGTGAACGCAATGATTTGAAGTACGAAGGTACCTGGCAAACGCCTCAGGGAGGAATTGACCCTGGGGAAACCGCTCGCCAAGCCGCCGAGCGTGAACTGGGCGAAGAACTCGGTCTTGCACCTGAGGAATTTGAGATTATTGGCGAGTCTTCCAAGAAGCACCGCTATGAATGGACCGAGGCTTATCAGTTGGTGAATCCTTTTCGAGCCTTTGTGGGACAAGAACAACAGTTTTTCTTGGCTCAGGTTCATCTCGGGGCGCAATTTTATTTGGACACTGCCGGCCACGGAGAGTTCAGACAAGTAAAGTGGGGAAGTCCAGCCGACTTGGTCAAATATTGCTGGGAAGCAAAACGCCCCGGGATAGAGGCGTCGCTCAAAGAATTTGGGTTGTTGGGTTAG
- a CDS encoding DUF4173 domain-containing protein — translation MKNSLKIALFSLLFGVIVDVLFYKAFGVGINVLLMEISFLAIAYALAQLTHHKLPTSAHVSAVLSLGFSLPFMLWNSEIGLSVAVIGLLVSNILFVTFLTGEDARFRHPFELFAIYVPLIVNVFSQLPIFADLSFKVSASDKTKRILIGVAILIPIFILFTALFASADAVFQSYVNAPFKDLGNFLHLSDVGEAFTQGILILFVAIFSTLIFAAAFWNRIAPREKHVPAFMGETESAVVLSGVIALFALFLLVQGMTMFGGEAAMRSLDMTYAEYAREGFNQLIVVAVLVASLVLTLRYVHGEHAKKHLLVLHSMLIVETLLVLVSAFLRVNLYIDTYGFTPERLLAMATIGTLGVLFLLLLGNIIQRESQAHFVERGLVALGICGLMFSMSGPDAMAANFNVKRAETGKAIDLKQIADLSTDADPALLNALMLTVTGKIRLEHPTDYLGFACRSKPMYNGQLVDDWRLWNLSLLKSGYITDDINTTIRKIDNSAHCEGTGLQYNPGVE, via the coding sequence ATGAAAAATTCACTGAAGATAGCGCTTTTTTCTCTGCTGTTTGGGGTAATTGTGGACGTACTGTTCTATAAAGCCTTCGGCGTTGGGATCAACGTTCTCCTCATGGAAATCTCCTTCCTGGCCATTGCTTACGCCCTAGCCCAACTCACTCATCACAAGTTGCCAACCAGTGCCCACGTCAGCGCCGTCCTCTCACTCGGTTTTTCCTTGCCGTTCATGCTGTGGAACTCAGAAATTGGTCTATCGGTGGCCGTCATCGGCCTATTAGTCTCAAACATCCTGTTCGTCACCTTCCTAACTGGTGAAGATGCCCGCTTCCGTCATCCGTTTGAGTTGTTCGCAATCTACGTACCACTCATTGTAAACGTTTTCTCGCAGCTTCCTATCTTTGCCGATTTATCGTTCAAAGTATCAGCCTCTGACAAAACAAAACGTATTCTGATTGGGGTGGCTATTCTAATCCCGATCTTCATCCTCTTCACTGCGCTATTCGCTTCAGCTGACGCCGTTTTCCAATCATATGTGAACGCGCCATTTAAAGATCTGGGCAATTTCCTACATCTATCAGACGTAGGCGAAGCATTTACTCAAGGAATTCTCATTCTCTTTGTAGCTATCTTCTCAACTCTCATCTTTGCCGCGGCTTTTTGGAACCGTATCGCTCCCCGCGAAAAGCACGTGCCCGCCTTCATGGGCGAAACCGAAAGTGCCGTTGTCCTCTCGGGCGTGATCGCTCTTTTTGCGCTCTTCCTCTTAGTACAGGGCATGACTATGTTTGGCGGTGAAGCAGCCATGCGCTCGCTCGACATGACCTATGCGGAGTACGCCCGCGAAGGATTTAACCAGCTGATCGTGGTCGCCGTTCTGGTTGCCTCGCTCGTCCTTACCCTGCGCTACGTACACGGCGAACATGCTAAGAAGCATCTCCTAGTGTTACATTCGATGCTGATTGTCGAAACCTTGCTCGTACTAGTCTCCGCTTTCCTGCGTGTAAACCTCTACATCGACACCTACGGCTTCACGCCTGAACGCCTGCTCGCGATGGCGACTATTGGCACCCTTGGCGTGCTCTTCCTGCTCTTGCTCGGCAATATTATTCAGCGCGAATCGCAAGCGCACTTTGTCGAGCGTGGCCTGGTTGCCCTCGGCATCTGTGGACTCATGTTCTCCATGAGCGGACCAGACGCCATGGCCGCTAATTTTAATGTGAAGCGCGCAGAAACAGGTAAAGCGATCGACTTAAAACAAATCGCAGACTTGTCGACCGATGCCGATCCGGCACTCCTCAATGCACTCATGCTCACAGTCACCGGCAAGATTAGATTGGAACATCCGACCGACTATCTTGGCTTCGCGTGTCGCTCCAAGCCAATGTATAACGGCCAGTTAGTTGATGACTGGCGCCTCTGGAATCTTTCCCTACTCAAATCCGGCTATATTACCGATGACATCAACACAACCATCAGAAAAATCGATAACTCGGCTCACTGCGAAGGTACCGGACTTCAATACAATCCAGGGGTAGAATAA
- the ruvB gene encoding Holliday junction branch migration DNA helicase RuvB — MIEIDAEEPRAVAPEAVEEEQKIELGLRPERLSDFIGQDELKTNLGIFIEAAMKRSEPLEHILLYGNPGLGKTTLAHIIAREMGANVRITSGPALERVGDLAAILSNLAKGDVLFIDEIHRMNKTIEEVLYPAMEDYALDLVVGKGPSARTLRLGLEPFTIIGATTRLSLLSSPLRDRFGSTFHLNFYNEEDMARIVARSAGILEVSIDSPAAKAIADRARRTPRIANRLLKRVRDFAQIKHDGSITEAVANDALTMLSIDPLGLDNVDRHLLKTLIEKFNGGPVGLGTLAAATQEETETIEEIYEPFLLQLGFLERTPRGRMATSRAYEHLKLSK; from the coding sequence ATGATCGAAATAGACGCCGAGGAACCCCGAGCGGTAGCTCCAGAAGCTGTCGAGGAAGAACAGAAAATTGAACTCGGTCTGCGCCCTGAGCGGCTTTCGGATTTCATTGGACAAGATGAACTGAAAACGAACCTTGGTATTTTTATCGAGGCCGCCATGAAGCGCAGCGAACCGCTCGAACATATTCTCCTGTACGGAAACCCTGGACTCGGCAAAACCACCCTCGCCCATATCATTGCGCGCGAGATGGGCGCGAATGTACGTATTACGAGCGGACCTGCACTTGAAAGAGTCGGCGACCTGGCGGCTATTTTATCGAACCTCGCAAAAGGCGACGTGCTGTTCATCGACGAGATCCACCGGATGAATAAAACTATCGAAGAAGTACTGTACCCGGCCATGGAGGATTACGCGCTCGATCTCGTGGTCGGCAAAGGGCCATCGGCGCGGACACTACGTCTCGGACTCGAACCTTTCACAATTATCGGTGCGACGACGAGACTATCGCTCCTCTCCTCACCCTTACGCGACCGGTTTGGTTCAACGTTTCATCTCAACTTCTACAATGAAGAGGACATGGCACGGATTGTGGCTCGCTCGGCGGGTATTCTCGAAGTGAGCATCGACTCCCCCGCCGCTAAAGCCATTGCGGACCGCGCACGACGCACGCCTCGTATTGCAAATCGCCTTTTGAAACGAGTCCGCGACTTCGCCCAAATCAAACATGACGGCTCTATCACTGAAGCGGTGGCAAATGACGCGCTCACCATGCTTTCCATTGACCCGCTCGGCCTCGACAACGTTGATCGACACCTCCTAAAGACGCTGATCGAGAAATTTAACGGAGGGCCGGTTGGTCTCGGCACCCTCGCCGCAGCTACCCAAGAAGAAACTGAAACGATAGAGGAAATCTACGAGCCCTTCCTGCTCCAACTTGGGTTTCTCGAACGCACACCTCGAGGTCGAATGGCCACTTCTCGCGCCTACGAACACTTGAAGTTGTCGAAATAA
- a CDS encoding PH domain-containing protein yields MMRLEELPNSEPEEKTVLMLRRHWIDVVRMFFFSAMLLVIPVTILIFFSITQTDVFADPLWGPLASVLFLGYFFMVFMLSVTEMTDYWLDVWIVTTERVINTEQLGLFNRVVSELHLRQIQDITSEMKGVLETFLTFGDVYIQTAAAKDRFQFKNIDNPDDIKVKITGMVEICKTKHTHRDEHTGIVVEK; encoded by the coding sequence ATGATGCGCTTAGAAGAATTGCCTAATAGTGAACCGGAAGAGAAGACTGTTCTGATGCTCCGCCGCCACTGGATAGACGTGGTCCGCATGTTCTTCTTTTCCGCCATGCTCCTAGTCATTCCAGTAACTATCCTCATCTTCTTTTCAATAACTCAGACGGATGTCTTTGCTGACCCGCTCTGGGGACCGCTAGCCAGCGTGCTTTTCCTTGGTTATTTCTTCATGGTATTCATGCTCAGCGTTACAGAAATGACCGATTACTGGTTGGACGTCTGGATTGTGACCACAGAACGGGTAATCAACACCGAGCAACTTGGCCTTTTTAATCGCGTCGTGTCTGAACTCCACCTTCGCCAGATCCAAGATATTACTAGCGAGATGAAAGGCGTCTTAGAAACATTTCTAACTTTTGGTGATGTTTACATCCAAACGGCCGCCGCTAAGGATAGGTTTCAATTTAAAAATATTGATAATCCGGACGATATCAAGGTAAAGATTACTGGCATGGTAGAAATCTGTAAGACGAAACATACGCACCGGGACGAACATACAGGTATCGTAGTAGAAAAATAA